The following are from one region of the Megachile rotundata isolate GNS110a chromosome 15, iyMegRotu1, whole genome shotgun sequence genome:
- the LOC100877285 gene encoding uncharacterized protein LOC100877285 encodes MAPRKAAKHPGSEVAQTAEIGDVSPPKRKKTVVKSAVKNGENEEKQIRLPRAAKSAKNEQTEVIDSVAKTKDKISVSAKNAPAPPKANSKSKSAAKKNKETEEKSDENLKNGETNAEKTETKKTRTKPAAKKAGTDVVVEPEEKSTGRSKKVAASETTESLKVSNKKNTKAANADSETKEKSKTRTTKKKNNADVDSKSKTKTTVTSKTKNKEGSNTTAKAAKKDDKVTKTVTRSTRGRKNDAVVEDASQDDEGSSSSEALNTSDNENQESQNDNPEETESVPVSKKGRNTKKKEQVEPQKRTNKTRGKGAGRNAALKKDDDTVNEEDVDTTKPVTNAQKKTNKEPVVRKGRGRKAATTAKNENGIKSSENSTAEENSSDTLVSNNNVQKSLEDDDREQSSEEEETSGIAKNVDETVTIKNEEPENNSMSTSIDEKEN; translated from the exons ATGGCACCCCGTAAAGCTGCGAAACATCCCGGTTCAGAAGTTGCCCAAACCGCGGAAATCGGCGATGTATCACCaccaaaaagaaagaaaactgTTGTGAAAAGTGCAGTTAAAAATGGGGAAAATGAAGAAAAGCAAATTAGATTACCAAGAGCTGCGAAGTCGGCCAAAAACGAACAAACCGAAGTCATAGATTCAGTCGCGAAAACAAAGGATAAGATATCGGTGTCTGCTAAAAATGCTCCGGCACCTCCAAAAGCAAACTCGAAAAGTAAATCTGCAgcgaaaaaaaataaagaaactgaAGAAAAAAGtgacgaaaatttaaaaaatggtgaAACGAATGCTGAAAAAACAGAAACGAAGAAGACACGTACGAAACCTGCGGCAAAAAAGGCGGGAACGGATGTGGTCGTAGAGC CTGAAGAAAAATCAACAGGAAGGTCTAAGAAAGTTGCTGCCAGTGAAACTACAGAGAGCTTGAAagtatcaaataaaaaaaacacaaagGCAGCAAATGCTGATtcagaaacaaaagaaaaatcaaaaacaagaacaacaaaaaagaaaaataatgcaGATGTTGATTCAAAGAGTAAGACTAAAACCACTGTTACTAGTAAGACTAAAAATAAAGAAGGATCAAACACTACTGCAAAAGCAGCTAAAAAAGATGATAAAGTTACAAAAACAGTTACCAGGAGTACAAGGGGTCGTAAAAATGATGCTGTTGTAGAAGATGCATCACAAGATGATGAAGGATCATCATCTTCAGAAGCATTAAATACTAGTGATAATGAAAATCAAGAATCTCAGAATGATAATCCAGAAGAGACAGAATCAGTTCCAGTAtcaaagaaaggaagaaatacAAAAAAGAAAGAGCAAGTTGAACCACAAAAGAGAACTAACAAAACTAGAGGTAAAGGTGCTGGTCGCAATGCTGCCTTAAAAAAAGATGATGATACTGTAAATGAAGAAGATGTTGATACAACAAAGCCAGTTACGAATGCCCAAAAGAAGACAAATAAAGAACCAGTTGTAAGGAAAGGACGAGGAAGGAAAGCAGCTACAACAGCAAAAAACGAAAATGGAATAAAGAGTTCAGAAAATTCCACTGCAGAGGAAAATTCATCTGATACTTTAGTAAGCAATAACAATGTACAAAAATCATTAGAAGATGATGACAGAGAACAAAGTTCTGAGGAAGAAGAAACTTCAGGAATAGCAAAAAATGTAGATGAAACtgttacaattaaaaatgaagaaccTGAAAATAATTCAATGAGTACATCAATAGACGAAAAAGAAAACTAA